A genomic region of Thunnus albacares chromosome 4, fThuAlb1.1, whole genome shotgun sequence contains the following coding sequences:
- the cttnbp2nla gene encoding CTTNBP2 N-terminal-like protein isoform X1, with translation MTRRYVCFVCLHQASFKRGRRKATVMSSPVSKLNMESMTKPELLMLFSILEGELEARDLVIDALKAQRKEMFIQERYGRYNLSDPFLALQRDSEVMGGQNKDPGCSSSTSNPLVVLKLVVSHCRRMQEKMLAQLAAAESRHRRVIADLEEEKRRHAEDTAEGDDVTYILEKERERLQQQLEFERSQVRRLEKEQRRITDQLEEERAQHKQLSCALAKECKWASARALEEGHRLTELSRKLDKEKEACQALRKELEDEGRRALRMEARVEEQLAEFDTEREQLRSRLKKEEAHCCQLQQQVEELRRKLEEVNMTREVKGAVTASVEAGGKEWATKVVTGKTTVDTIKVEDIEEDKNQQPVQPKVNGYHCSVETNGHNVPNSALSEKSLQNGNDNSPVQTKTLFSSCSTVASTLPPSSPSASPVLAKRPPGSPSPSGYQSPYQAGINQRFHAARHKFQGTIDPEPQPQSAQPALPLSPKDPSPVPSSPSPEASPVKQMARSTVTQVLSRFTTVQQSITPKLTAPNNSPFGTDYRSLAAPLSPVIGRAAGALSQGIRSPTIPRAERGNPPPIPPKKPGLAQAPPSPAAVPRSASHFSDSPLSGSCGLTSSQEGVKELDMVVSSN, from the exons ATGACACGAAGAtatgtttgctttgtttgtctTCATCAAGCATCTTTTAAGCGAGGAAGAAGAAAAGCGACAGTGATGTCATCTCCTGTG TCCAAGCTGAACATGGAGAGTATGACCAAGCCAGAGTTGCTGATGCTTTTCAGCATCCTGGAGGGAGAGCTGGAGGCACGGGACCTGGTCATTGATGCCCTAAAG GCTCAGCGAAAAGAGATGTTCATCCAGGAGCGATATGGAAGGTACAACCTAAGCGACCCCTTCCTGGCcttgcagagagacagtgaggtGATGGGGGGCCAGAACAAGGACCCTGGCTGTTCCTCCTCCACTTCTAATCCCCTGGTGGTTCTCAAACTGGTGGTGAGCCACTGCAGGAGGATGCAGGAGAAGATGTTGGCCCAGCTGGCTGCAGCTGAAAGCAGGCACAGAAGG gtCATTGCAGAtctggaggaggaaaagaggaggcaTGCTGAGGACACAGCCGAGGGAGATGATGTCACTTACATcctggagaaggagagggagcgCTTACAACAACAG CTGGAATTCGAGCGGAGCCAGGTCCGGCGGTTGGAAAAAGAGCAGCGGCGGATTACTGACCAGCTAGAAGAAGAACGGGCTCAGCATAAACAACTCTCTTGCGCTTTGGCCAAAGAGTGCAAATGGGCAAGTGCCAGGGCTCTGGAGGAGGGTCACCGGCTGACTGAGCTGAGCCGCAAACTTGACAAG GAAAAGGAAGCTTGTCAGGCCCTGAGGAAGGAGCTGGAGGACGAGGGGAGGAGAGCCCTGAGAATGGAGGCGAGAGTAGAAGAGCAGCTGGCCGAGTTTGACACGGAACGAGAGCAGCTCCGCTCACGGCTGAAGAAGGAGGAAGCTCACTGTTGTCAGCTACAACAACAG GTAGAAGAGCTGAGGAGGAAGCTGGAGGAGGTGAATATGACGAGAGAAGTCAAAGGGGCGGTTACAGCGTCAGTGGAGGCAGGAGGAAAGGAGTGGGCCACAAAAGTCGTTACAGGAAAGACGACAGTAGACACTATTAAGGTCGAGGACATTGAGGAAGACAAAAACCAGCAACCTGTGCAGCCAAAAGTCAACGGTTACCATTGTTCAGTGGAGACCAATGGGCATAACGTTCCAAATAGCGCCCTCTCAGAGAAGAGCTTACAAAATGGGAATGACAATTCTCCAGTTCAGACCAAGACTTTGTTCTCCTCCTGCAGTACAGTCGCCTCCACtctccccccttcctccccctctgCATCGCCTGTCCTTGCCAAACGCCCACCAGGCAGCCCGAGTCCTAGTGGCTACCAGTCTCCCTACCAGGCTGGGATCAACCAGCGCTTCCACGCCGCTCGTCACAAGTTCCAGGGTACCATTGACCCCGAACCTCAGCCCCAGTCCGCACAGCCAGCTCTTCCCCTCTCGCCAAAGGATCCCTCCCCCGTGCCCAGCAGTCCCTCCCCAGAAGCCAGCCCAGTTAAGCAGATGGCCCGGAGCACCGTCACTCAAGTCCTGTCTCGCTTCACAACCGTCCAGCAGAGCATCACACCAAAACTTACAGCACCGAACAATTCACCCTTCGGTACAGACTACCGCAGCCTGGCAGCTCCCTTGTCTCCAGTCATCGGGAGGGCCGCAGGAGCACTTTCACAGGGGATCAGATCACCCACAATCCCCAGGGCAGAGAGGGGCAACCCTCCACCCATCCCCCCTAAGAAGCCCGGTCTGGCCCAGGCCCCTCCCTCTCCGGCCGCGGTGCCCAGGTCTGCTAGCCATTTCTCTGACAGCCCCCTCTCAGGCAGCTGTGGCCTCACCTCCAGCCAGGAGGGAGTCAAAGAACTGGACATGGTGGTTTCTTCTAATTAA
- the cttnbp2nla gene encoding CTTNBP2 N-terminal-like protein isoform X2 has product MLEFSETSEGHMKSKLNMESMTKPELLMLFSILEGELEARDLVIDALKAQRKEMFIQERYGRYNLSDPFLALQRDSEVMGGQNKDPGCSSSTSNPLVVLKLVVSHCRRMQEKMLAQLAAAESRHRRVIADLEEEKRRHAEDTAEGDDVTYILEKERERLQQQLEFERSQVRRLEKEQRRITDQLEEERAQHKQLSCALAKECKWASARALEEGHRLTELSRKLDKEKEACQALRKELEDEGRRALRMEARVEEQLAEFDTEREQLRSRLKKEEAHCCQLQQQVEELRRKLEEVNMTREVKGAVTASVEAGGKEWATKVVTGKTTVDTIKVEDIEEDKNQQPVQPKVNGYHCSVETNGHNVPNSALSEKSLQNGNDNSPVQTKTLFSSCSTVASTLPPSSPSASPVLAKRPPGSPSPSGYQSPYQAGINQRFHAARHKFQGTIDPEPQPQSAQPALPLSPKDPSPVPSSPSPEASPVKQMARSTVTQVLSRFTTVQQSITPKLTAPNNSPFGTDYRSLAAPLSPVIGRAAGALSQGIRSPTIPRAERGNPPPIPPKKPGLAQAPPSPAAVPRSASHFSDSPLSGSCGLTSSQEGVKELDMVVSSN; this is encoded by the exons ATGCTGGAGTTTTCCGAGACCTCAGAGGGCCATATGAAG TCCAAGCTGAACATGGAGAGTATGACCAAGCCAGAGTTGCTGATGCTTTTCAGCATCCTGGAGGGAGAGCTGGAGGCACGGGACCTGGTCATTGATGCCCTAAAG GCTCAGCGAAAAGAGATGTTCATCCAGGAGCGATATGGAAGGTACAACCTAAGCGACCCCTTCCTGGCcttgcagagagacagtgaggtGATGGGGGGCCAGAACAAGGACCCTGGCTGTTCCTCCTCCACTTCTAATCCCCTGGTGGTTCTCAAACTGGTGGTGAGCCACTGCAGGAGGATGCAGGAGAAGATGTTGGCCCAGCTGGCTGCAGCTGAAAGCAGGCACAGAAGG gtCATTGCAGAtctggaggaggaaaagaggaggcaTGCTGAGGACACAGCCGAGGGAGATGATGTCACTTACATcctggagaaggagagggagcgCTTACAACAACAG CTGGAATTCGAGCGGAGCCAGGTCCGGCGGTTGGAAAAAGAGCAGCGGCGGATTACTGACCAGCTAGAAGAAGAACGGGCTCAGCATAAACAACTCTCTTGCGCTTTGGCCAAAGAGTGCAAATGGGCAAGTGCCAGGGCTCTGGAGGAGGGTCACCGGCTGACTGAGCTGAGCCGCAAACTTGACAAG GAAAAGGAAGCTTGTCAGGCCCTGAGGAAGGAGCTGGAGGACGAGGGGAGGAGAGCCCTGAGAATGGAGGCGAGAGTAGAAGAGCAGCTGGCCGAGTTTGACACGGAACGAGAGCAGCTCCGCTCACGGCTGAAGAAGGAGGAAGCTCACTGTTGTCAGCTACAACAACAG GTAGAAGAGCTGAGGAGGAAGCTGGAGGAGGTGAATATGACGAGAGAAGTCAAAGGGGCGGTTACAGCGTCAGTGGAGGCAGGAGGAAAGGAGTGGGCCACAAAAGTCGTTACAGGAAAGACGACAGTAGACACTATTAAGGTCGAGGACATTGAGGAAGACAAAAACCAGCAACCTGTGCAGCCAAAAGTCAACGGTTACCATTGTTCAGTGGAGACCAATGGGCATAACGTTCCAAATAGCGCCCTCTCAGAGAAGAGCTTACAAAATGGGAATGACAATTCTCCAGTTCAGACCAAGACTTTGTTCTCCTCCTGCAGTACAGTCGCCTCCACtctccccccttcctccccctctgCATCGCCTGTCCTTGCCAAACGCCCACCAGGCAGCCCGAGTCCTAGTGGCTACCAGTCTCCCTACCAGGCTGGGATCAACCAGCGCTTCCACGCCGCTCGTCACAAGTTCCAGGGTACCATTGACCCCGAACCTCAGCCCCAGTCCGCACAGCCAGCTCTTCCCCTCTCGCCAAAGGATCCCTCCCCCGTGCCCAGCAGTCCCTCCCCAGAAGCCAGCCCAGTTAAGCAGATGGCCCGGAGCACCGTCACTCAAGTCCTGTCTCGCTTCACAACCGTCCAGCAGAGCATCACACCAAAACTTACAGCACCGAACAATTCACCCTTCGGTACAGACTACCGCAGCCTGGCAGCTCCCTTGTCTCCAGTCATCGGGAGGGCCGCAGGAGCACTTTCACAGGGGATCAGATCACCCACAATCCCCAGGGCAGAGAGGGGCAACCCTCCACCCATCCCCCCTAAGAAGCCCGGTCTGGCCCAGGCCCCTCCCTCTCCGGCCGCGGTGCCCAGGTCTGCTAGCCATTTCTCTGACAGCCCCCTCTCAGGCAGCTGTGGCCTCACCTCCAGCCAGGAGGGAGTCAAAGAACTGGACATGGTGGTTTCTTCTAATTAA